The Spiroplasma clarkii genome has a window encoding:
- a CDS encoding lipoprotein: MKKLLGLLAATGLVASTGSAVVACGEDEKTDTTVTTDSIKGKVDALLDGKPSMAVAALQSLLNGDETIVEVATWTVSRDTTIETTANIGFTLAEGYTLVTGDDAEFTVADILTPLDTLVIELDDSDVELDLNGTSTKEFTIANFAELDSIAVAITSGDNAVEISADTTQTDGKFTIVAVAEGDATITVSSDVADVQPVTIDVDVIDSTELFEII; this comes from the coding sequence ATGAAAAAATTATTAGGATTACTAGCAGCAACTGGCTTAGTTGCCAGCACAGGATCTGCTGTAGTTGCTTGTGGAGAAGATGAAAAAACAGATACCACAGTTACTACTGATAGCATCAAAGGCAAAGTTGATGCTTTATTAGATGGTAAACCATCAATGGCAGTTGCTGCATTACAATCATTATTAAATGGTGATGAAACAATTGTTGAGGTTGCTACTTGAACAGTATCTAGAGATACTACCATAGAAACAACTGCAAACATTGGATTCACTCTTGCAGAAGGATATACTCTAGTTACTGGTGATGATGCAGAATTTACAGTTGCAGACATTTTAACTCCATTAGATACCCTTGTTATTGAATTAGATGATAGTGATGTAGAATTAGACTTAAATGGTACTTCAACAAAAGAATTTACTATTGCAAACTTTGCAGAACTTGATTCAATTGCTGTTGCTATCACTTCAGGTGATAATGCAGTAGAAATTTCAGCAGACACAACTCAAACTGATGGTAAATTTACAATTGTTGCAGTAGCTGAAGGTGATGCAACAATTACAGTTTCATCTGATGTTGCTGATGTTCAACCTGTTACAATTGATGTAGATGTTATTGACAGCACTGAATTATTTGAAATAATATAA
- a CDS encoding lipoprotein, with translation MKKLLGLLGATGLVAGSGSAVVACNNNLGQVAGGIAEIELDFSEETVRLGVTAMDNSKAVTIANLVNLGETQIHSNDEEVAAVSSVDANGRFVITGLTAGRTWIEVASFGDRIGINVEVFAEVSTASIQTALVEASKNYEVFTNDFETQLNNLLTLVQANIEGIASLTATIDKTDPTTATVAVEVLDFYKLVGAPTFTVTDLFNNSIPDTEDFKINSDTVRNSVLEQIGSKKFENTTKLQEFLSNLNIFGVQDLIVSEQTLKSMVVNAVIILKPGYILVGEPTFRLENILIVEETIEPEPEEITIDFIKTITSLAINNNKFNDIDELQWRLDNITISGVERLEVSEQAPKSTDVNITIILKPGYVLVGEATFSLENVLTVKETQTGQEIASSGLKTIIDKRLVFSSGFSDINSFQEYLDDTFHFIGVASLTASEKGLGLADVLVTVKLRPGYVLKGEDTFTLKNVLIVE, from the coding sequence ATGAAAAAATTATTAGGATTACTGGGAGCAACAGGGTTAGTTGCTGGTTCAGGATCTGCTGTTGTTGCATGCAACAACAATTTAGGGCAAGTTGCTGGAGGTATTGCAGAAATTGAATTAGATTTTTCTGAAGAAACAGTAAGATTGGGTGTAACTGCTATGGATAACTCAAAAGCAGTTACAATTGCAAATTTAGTTAATCTTGGTGAAACCCAAATTCATTCAAATGATGAGGAGGTAGCTGCAGTAAGTAGTGTTGATGCTAATGGGCGTTTTGTAATAACTGGGTTAACTGCAGGACGAACATGAATTGAAGTAGCTTCATTTGGTGATAGAATTGGTATTAATGTGGAAGTCTTTGCAGAAGTTAGTACAGCAAGTATTCAAACAGCTTTAGTTGAAGCAAGTAAAAATTATGAAGTTTTTACTAATGACTTTGAAACACAGTTAAATAACTTATTAACTTTGGTTCAAGCAAATATTGAGGGAATTGCTAGTTTAACTGCTACAATTGACAAAACAGATCCAACAACTGCCACTGTGGCAGTTGAGGTTTTAGATTTTTATAAATTAGTTGGAGCACCAACATTTACAGTTACTGATCTTTTCAATAACTCAATTCCGGACACAGAAGATTTTAAAATCAACAGTGACACTGTTAGAAATAGTGTTTTAGAACAAATTGGTTCAAAAAAGTTTGAAAATACTACTAAATTACAAGAATTTTTAAGTAACTTAAATATTTTTGGAGTGCAAGATTTGATAGTAAGTGAACAAACATTAAAATCGATGGTTGTCAATGCTGTTATTATCCTTAAACCAGGCTATATTTTAGTGGGTGAACCTACTTTTAGACTTGAAAACATTTTAATAGTAGAAGAAACTATTGAACCAGAACCAGAAGAAATTACTATTGATTTTATTAAAACTATTACTTCACTTGCAATTAACAACAACAAATTCAATGACATTGATGAACTACAATGACGATTAGATAACATAACTATTTCTGGAGTGGAAAGGTTGGAAGTAAGTGAACAAGCACCAAAATCAACTGATGTAAACATAACCATTATTCTTAAACCAGGGTACGTTTTAGTTGGTGAAGCAACTTTTAGTCTTGAAAATGTCTTAACAGTCAAAGAGACTCAAACAGGACAAGAAATTGCATCTTCAGGTCTTAAAACAATTATTGATAAAAGACTTGTTTTTAGCTCTGGGTTTAGTGACATAAACTCATTTCAAGAATACTTAGATGACACTTTCCATTTTATAGGAGTGGCTAGTTTAACTGCTAGCGAAAAAGGTCTTGGATTAGCTGATGTTTTGGTAACTGTTAAATTAAGACCAGGCTACGTTTTAAAAGGAGAAGATACTTTTACTCTGAAAAATGTCTTAATAGTAGAATAA